One Streptomyces lincolnensis genomic region harbors:
- the cobM gene encoding precorrin-4 C(11)-methyltransferase, with product MADAPAGKVIFVGAGPGAADLLTFRAARAIAEADVVIWAASLVQEEVLQHAREGAEILDSATMSLEDVVAVYERARQEGLKVARIHSGDPALWGGTQEQLDRCARIGIATEVIPGVSAFSAVAALAQRELTIPEVAQSVVLTRLGGGKTPMPPGEEVREFAKHGTTMAVFLSAARSGQLVRELLEGGYPTGTPVVVAYQATWPEELIVRCTIETLEETVKEHKLWKHTLFLVGPALDAHGTRSHLYHPGHFHGFRKADPEARRALRERGAST from the coding sequence ATGGCCGATGCCCCCGCCGGCAAGGTGATCTTCGTCGGTGCCGGCCCCGGCGCCGCCGACCTGCTGACGTTTCGCGCCGCGCGCGCGATCGCGGAGGCCGACGTCGTGATCTGGGCGGCCAGCCTGGTCCAGGAGGAGGTCCTTCAGCACGCGCGCGAAGGGGCGGAGATCCTCGACTCGGCGACCATGTCGCTGGAGGACGTCGTCGCCGTCTACGAGCGGGCGCGTCAGGAGGGCCTGAAGGTGGCCCGGATCCACTCCGGCGACCCCGCGCTGTGGGGCGGCACGCAGGAGCAGCTCGACCGGTGCGCGCGGATCGGTATCGCGACCGAGGTGATCCCGGGTGTCTCCGCCTTCTCCGCCGTCGCCGCGCTCGCACAGCGTGAACTGACCATCCCCGAGGTCGCGCAGTCCGTCGTGCTCACCCGGCTCGGCGGCGGCAAGACGCCGATGCCGCCCGGGGAGGAGGTGCGGGAGTTCGCCAAGCACGGCACGACCATGGCCGTCTTCCTGTCGGCGGCCCGCAGCGGACAGCTGGTGCGGGAGCTGCTGGAGGGCGGTTATCCGACCGGCACGCCCGTCGTGGTGGCGTACCAGGCGACCTGGCCCGAGGAGCTGATCGTGCGGTGCACGATCGAGACGCTGGAGGAGACGGTCAAGGAGCACAAGCTCTGGAAGCACACCCTCTTCCTCGTCGGCCCCGCCCTCGACGCGCACGGCACGCGCTCGCACCTCTACCACCCCGGTCACTTCCACGGTTTCCGCAAGGCGGACCCCGAGGCCCGCCGGGCGCTGCGCGAACGCGGGGCGAGTACGTGA
- a CDS encoding bifunctional cobalt-precorrin-7 (C(5))-methyltransferase/cobalt-precorrin-6B (C(15))-methyltransferase, giving the protein MITVVGTGTGAPLPPDAAAAVAGARLVVGGRRHLAAAPVPPDAERVVLGTLAPALDVIERHLDRRSPVVVLASGDPGFFGIVRALAERFGSEALDVRPGVSSVATAFARLGLTWDDAVVVSAHGRALRTAVNVCRAQPKVAVLTGPGAGPAELGAALDGDARVLVVASALGSPDERVERVTPAEAAGRDWGPAVSVVLCLDETRALGAVRTVAGPPAGPAGWALDEAEFAHRDSMITKFEVRALALARLGPRLGELVWDVGAGSGSVAVECARFGAAVTAVEKTLDGVERIRANVAAHGVDVRVVHGEAPTALSGLGDPDAVFVGGGGRELPAVVAACAARARRTVVVAMAALDRVPAARAALTGAGLDCDGVLVQSSRLAPLPGDVTRLAATNPVFLLWGVRNPVHPVYPLYREGVAQ; this is encoded by the coding sequence GTGATCACGGTCGTCGGTACGGGGACGGGGGCGCCGCTCCCCCCGGACGCCGCGGCCGCCGTGGCCGGGGCGCGTCTCGTGGTGGGCGGCCGGCGGCATCTCGCGGCCGCGCCGGTGCCGCCGGACGCCGAGCGGGTCGTCCTCGGCACGCTGGCACCGGCCCTGGACGTCATCGAGCGGCATCTGGACCGGCGGAGCCCGGTCGTCGTGCTGGCCTCGGGGGACCCGGGGTTCTTCGGGATCGTGCGGGCGCTGGCCGAACGGTTCGGCAGCGAGGCGCTGGACGTGCGGCCCGGGGTCTCCTCCGTCGCCACCGCCTTCGCCCGGCTCGGGCTGACCTGGGACGACGCCGTGGTGGTCAGCGCTCATGGGCGTGCGCTGCGGACGGCGGTCAACGTGTGCCGGGCGCAGCCGAAGGTCGCCGTCCTGACCGGTCCGGGCGCCGGGCCGGCCGAGCTGGGGGCGGCGCTCGACGGCGACGCCCGGGTCCTCGTCGTCGCCTCGGCGCTGGGCTCGCCGGACGAGCGCGTCGAGCGGGTGACACCGGCCGAGGCCGCCGGGCGGGACTGGGGTCCTGCGGTGAGTGTCGTGCTGTGTCTGGACGAGACACGGGCGCTCGGTGCCGTACGGACGGTCGCCGGGCCGCCCGCCGGGCCGGCCGGATGGGCCCTGGACGAGGCGGAGTTCGCCCACCGCGACTCGATGATCACCAAGTTCGAGGTGCGGGCCCTCGCCCTGGCCCGGCTCGGGCCGCGGCTGGGCGAGCTGGTCTGGGACGTCGGCGCGGGCTCCGGGTCCGTGGCCGTGGAGTGCGCGCGGTTCGGCGCGGCCGTGACGGCGGTCGAGAAGACCCTCGACGGCGTCGAGCGGATCCGCGCGAACGTGGCCGCGCACGGCGTGGACGTACGGGTGGTGCACGGCGAGGCGCCGACCGCCCTGTCCGGACTCGGCGATCCCGACGCGGTGTTCGTCGGCGGCGGGGGGCGCGAACTGCCCGCCGTCGTCGCCGCATGCGCCGCGCGCGCCCGGCGGACGGTCGTCGTCGCGATGGCCGCCCTGGACCGGGTGCCCGCCGCGCGGGCGGCGCTCACCGGCGCCGGTCTCGACTGCGACGGCGTGCTGGTGCAGTCCTCGCGCCTCGCGCCGCTGCCGGGTGATGTGACCCGGCTGGCGGCGACCAACCCCGTTTTCCTGCTGTGGGGTGTACGGAATCCCGTGCACCCCGTGTATCCCCTGTATCGAGAAGGAGTCGCTCAGTGA
- the cobJ gene encoding precorrin-3B C(17)-methyltransferase produces MIGLISATAAGAAARDRLAAAWPDRTRVYEGPVGDAVRTAFAQCEQLVCFLATGAVVRLVAPLLGDKASDPGVVCVDEGGRFAVSLVGGHGGGANELALAVGEVLGAEPVVTTATDAVGLPGLDTLGFPVEGDVAAVSRALLDGEPVALRAEVAWPLPALKVSAEGAYTVRLTDRLVEPAEGEAVLRPPSLVVGVGASKGAPVDEVLGLIEASLADAGLSARSVAELATVDAKAEEPGIVEAAGRLGVRLVTHSAEELAAVEVPHPSDAPLAAVGTPSVAEAAALLRGGELLVPKRKSEREDGRPAMATCAVVRRPARGRLAVVGLGPGARDLLTPRAKAELRRAAVLVGLDQYVDQIRDLLRPGTRILESGLGAEEERARTAVEEARKGQAVALIGSGDAGVYAMASPALAEASDDIDVIGVPGVTAALAAAAMLGAPLGHDHVSISLSDLHTPWEVIERRVRAAAEADIVVTFYNPRSRGRDWQLPKALAILAGHREPTTPVGVVRNASRPDESARLTTLAALDPATVDMMTVVTVGNTATRRIAGRMVTPRGYRWQEEPR; encoded by the coding sequence GTGATCGGCCTCATTTCCGCCACCGCGGCGGGGGCGGCTGCGCGCGACCGGCTGGCCGCGGCGTGGCCGGACCGCACCCGCGTGTACGAGGGTCCCGTGGGGGACGCCGTACGGACCGCGTTCGCGCAGTGCGAGCAGCTCGTGTGTTTCCTGGCGACCGGAGCGGTCGTACGGCTGGTGGCGCCGCTGCTCGGCGACAAGGCCTCGGACCCGGGTGTGGTGTGCGTCGACGAGGGCGGGCGGTTCGCCGTGTCGCTGGTGGGCGGGCACGGCGGCGGGGCCAATGAACTCGCCCTGGCGGTGGGCGAGGTGCTGGGCGCCGAGCCCGTGGTGACGACGGCGACGGACGCCGTCGGGCTGCCGGGCCTGGACACGCTCGGTTTCCCGGTGGAGGGCGATGTCGCCGCCGTCTCGCGGGCCCTGCTCGACGGCGAACCGGTCGCGCTGCGGGCGGAGGTGGCCTGGCCGCTGCCCGCGCTGAAGGTCTCCGCCGAGGGCGCGTACACGGTCCGGCTGACCGACCGTCTCGTGGAGCCCGCCGAGGGTGAGGCCGTCCTGCGGCCGCCGTCGCTCGTCGTCGGTGTCGGTGCCTCGAAGGGGGCACCCGTGGACGAGGTGCTGGGGCTGATCGAGGCCTCGCTCGCCGACGCCGGACTGTCCGCCCGCAGCGTCGCCGAACTCGCCACCGTCGACGCCAAGGCCGAGGAGCCCGGCATCGTCGAGGCGGCCGGACGCCTGGGCGTTCGGCTGGTCACCCACTCCGCCGAGGAGCTGGCCGCCGTCGAGGTGCCCCACCCCTCCGACGCGCCCCTCGCGGCCGTCGGCACCCCCTCCGTCGCCGAGGCCGCCGCACTCCTGCGCGGCGGTGAACTCCTCGTCCCCAAGCGGAAGTCGGAGCGCGAGGACGGCCGGCCCGCCATGGCGACCTGTGCCGTCGTACGGCGTCCCGCGCGCGGGCGGCTCGCAGTGGTCGGGCTCGGCCCGGGCGCCCGGGACCTGCTCACCCCGCGCGCGAAGGCGGAGCTGCGGCGCGCCGCTGTGCTCGTCGGGCTCGACCAGTACGTCGACCAGATCCGCGACCTGCTGCGGCCGGGCACCCGGATCCTGGAGTCGGGGCTCGGCGCCGAGGAGGAGCGGGCCCGCACTGCCGTCGAGGAGGCCCGCAAGGGGCAGGCGGTCGCCCTGATCGGCAGCGGGGACGCGGGCGTGTACGCCATGGCCTCCCCCGCGCTCGCCGAGGCGTCCGACGACATCGACGTGATCGGCGTGCCCGGTGTCACCGCCGCCCTCGCCGCCGCCGCGATGCTGGGCGCGCCGCTCGGCCACGACCACGTGTCGATCAGCCTGTCCGACCTGCACACGCCGTGGGAGGTCATCGAGCGGCGGGTGCGGGCGGCGGCCGAGGCGGACATCGTCGTGACGTTCTACAACCCGCGCAGCCGGGGCCGGGACTGGCAGCTGCCCAAGGCGCTCGCGATCCTCGCCGGGCACCGGGAGCCGACGACACCGGTCGGGGTCGTACGCAACGCTTCGCGCCCGGACGAGTCCGCGCGCCTGACGACGCTGGCCGCACTGGACCCGGCGACCGTCGACATGATGACGGTCGTGACCGTGGGCAACACGGCGACCCGGCGCATCGCCGGGCGCATGGTGACGCCGCGCGGCTACCGCTGGCAGGAGGAGCCCCGGTGA
- a CDS encoding precorrin-8X methylmutase: protein MNRVIHPIEVESYRRMRARLDTSHLAPLTRAVVERVVHSAADLDYASDLVMDEDVLVKAHAALHAGAPVVVDVEMVGAGITRRETVCRLKDAVAGPGLTRSAHGIRLAHEQVGPGALWVIGNAPTALEELLTLDAAPALVIGLPVGFVGAVESKAALRESGLPAVSNVSEKGGSAVASAALNALLYHPVPHSEETS from the coding sequence GTGAACCGTGTGATCCACCCGATCGAGGTGGAGTCCTACCGGCGGATGCGCGCCCGTCTGGACACCTCGCACCTCGCGCCCCTCACCCGGGCCGTCGTCGAGCGGGTCGTCCACTCCGCCGCCGACCTCGACTACGCGAGCGATCTCGTCATGGACGAGGACGTGCTGGTGAAGGCCCATGCCGCCCTGCACGCCGGCGCGCCCGTCGTCGTGGACGTCGAGATGGTCGGGGCCGGCATCACCCGGCGCGAGACCGTCTGCCGGCTCAAGGACGCCGTCGCGGGGCCGGGGCTGACCCGTTCGGCCCACGGCATCCGCCTCGCCCACGAACAGGTCGGCCCCGGCGCCCTGTGGGTGATCGGCAACGCGCCGACCGCGCTGGAGGAGCTGCTGACCCTGGACGCCGCCCCGGCGCTCGTCATCGGCCTGCCCGTCGGTTTCGTCGGCGCGGTCGAGTCGAAGGCCGCGTTGCGCGAGAGCGGGCTGCCCGCCGTGAGCAACGTGTCCGAGAAGGGCGGGTCGGCGGTCGCCTCGGCCGCCCTCAACGCCCTTCTGTACCACCCCGTTCCACACTCCGAGGAGACATCGTGA
- a CDS encoding sirohydrochlorin chelatase has protein sequence MTTPPPALLIAGHGTRDDAGAEAFRDFVRELGRRNPGLPVAGGFIELSPPPLGEAVTELVERGVQRFAAVPLMLVSAGHAKGDIPAALSREKERHPGISYTYGRPLGPHPALLTVLERRLDEALGGALRTPEDRADVTVLLVGRGSTDPDANAEVHKAARLLWEGRGYAGVETAFVSLAAPDVPSGLDRCVKLGARRIVVLPYFLFTGILPDRVRQQTEGWAAAHPEVEVRSADVIGPEPELLDLVMERYAEALKGDLRMNCDSCVYRIALPGFEDKVGLPQQPHFHPDDDGDHGHHHHGGHAHSHAH, from the coding sequence GTGACCACCCCGCCGCCCGCCCTGCTCATCGCCGGCCACGGCACCCGGGACGACGCCGGGGCCGAGGCCTTCCGCGACTTCGTCCGGGAACTGGGGCGCCGCAACCCCGGCCTGCCCGTCGCCGGCGGCTTCATCGAGCTGTCCCCGCCGCCGCTGGGCGAGGCGGTGACCGAGCTCGTGGAGCGGGGCGTACAGCGCTTCGCCGCCGTCCCGCTGATGCTGGTGTCCGCCGGGCACGCCAAGGGGGACATCCCCGCGGCCCTGTCCCGCGAGAAGGAACGGCACCCCGGCATCTCCTACACCTACGGCCGTCCGCTGGGCCCGCACCCCGCCCTGCTGACGGTGCTGGAGCGACGGCTGGACGAGGCGCTCGGCGGCGCCTTGCGCACTCCCGAGGACCGCGCCGACGTGACCGTGCTGCTGGTGGGGCGCGGGTCGACCGACCCCGACGCCAACGCCGAGGTGCACAAGGCGGCGCGGCTGCTGTGGGAGGGCCGGGGATACGCGGGCGTGGAGACGGCGTTCGTGTCGCTGGCGGCGCCGGACGTGCCGAGCGGGCTCGACCGGTGCGTGAAGCTCGGCGCGCGGCGCATCGTCGTCCTGCCGTACTTCCTGTTCACCGGGATCCTGCCGGACCGGGTGCGGCAGCAGACCGAGGGCTGGGCGGCCGCGCACCCCGAGGTCGAGGTGCGGTCGGCGGACGTCATCGGCCCGGAGCCCGAACTGCTCGACCTGGTGATGGAGCGCTACGCGGAAGCCCTGAAGGGCGATCTGCGGATGAACTGCGACTCGTGCGTGTACCGCATCGCGCTGCCCGGCTTCGAGGACAAGGTGGGCCTGCCGCAGCAGCCGCACTTCCACCCGGACGACGACGGCGACCACGGGCACCACCATCACGGAGGACACGCACACTCCCATGCGCACTGA
- the cobC gene encoding Rv2231c family pyridoxal phosphate-dependent protein CobC, giving the protein MRTEGHDLRHHGDAEVRDDGSALVDLAVNVRADTPPGWLRERIADSLTGLAAYPDGRDARAAVARRHGLPVERVLLTAGAAEAFVLLARALKVRRPVVVHPQFTEPEAALRDAGHTVDRVLLRARDGFRLDPAAVPEDADLVVIGNPTNPTSVLHPAASIARLARPGRTLVVDEAFMDAVPDEREALAGRTDVPGLVVLRSLTKTWGLAGLRIGYVLAAPETIAELEQAQPLWPVSTPALAAAEACVSPRALAEAAHAAHRVAADRAHLVAGLEEFASDGLRVASPAEGPFVLVRLPRAAAVRRHLRTLGFAVRRGDTFPGLDEEWLRLAVRDRVTVNSFLQALDRALTLARHSDGGPAAR; this is encoded by the coding sequence ATGCGCACTGAGGGACACGACCTGCGGCACCACGGGGACGCCGAGGTGCGGGACGACGGATCGGCCCTGGTCGACCTGGCCGTGAACGTCCGCGCCGACACACCGCCCGGCTGGCTGCGGGAGCGGATCGCCGATTCGCTGACCGGCCTGGCCGCCTACCCCGACGGGCGGGACGCACGGGCCGCGGTGGCCCGGCGGCACGGGCTGCCGGTGGAGCGGGTGCTGCTGACGGCGGGCGCCGCGGAGGCCTTCGTCCTGCTCGCGCGGGCCCTGAAGGTCCGCCGGCCGGTCGTGGTGCACCCGCAGTTCACCGAGCCGGAGGCGGCCCTGCGGGACGCCGGCCACACCGTCGACCGCGTCCTGCTGCGGGCGCGGGACGGCTTCCGGCTGGATCCAGCGGCCGTCCCGGAGGACGCGGACCTGGTGGTGATCGGCAATCCGACGAACCCGACCTCGGTGCTGCACCCGGCCGCCTCGATCGCCCGGCTCGCCCGCCCCGGGCGGACGTTGGTGGTGGACGAGGCGTTCATGGACGCGGTGCCGGACGAGCGGGAGGCGCTGGCCGGGCGCACCGACGTGCCGGGTCTCGTGGTGCTGCGCAGCCTGACCAAGACCTGGGGCCTGGCGGGGCTGCGCATCGGCTACGTCCTGGCGGCCCCGGAGACGATCGCGGAGCTCGAGCAGGCGCAGCCCCTGTGGCCCGTCTCCACCCCCGCCCTCGCGGCCGCCGAGGCGTGCGTCTCGCCGCGGGCCCTGGCCGAGGCCGCGCACGCGGCGCATCGCGTCGCCGCCGACCGGGCCCATCTCGTCGCGGGCCTGGAGGAGTTCGCCTCCGACGGGCTCCGGGTGGCCTCTCCCGCCGAGGGGCCCTTCGTCCTCGTACGGCTGCCGCGGGCCGCGGCCGTACGACGGCATCTGCGCACCCTCGGCTTCGCGGTCCGGCGCGGGGACACCTTCCCGGGGCTGGACGAGGAGTGGCTGCGGCTGGCGGTGCGGGACCGGGTGACGGTCAACTCGTTCCTTCAGGCGCTGGACCGGGCGCTGACGCTGGCGCGGCACTCGGACGGCGGGCCAGCAGCACGCTGA